Genomic DNA from Prunus persica cultivar Lovell chromosome G1, Prunus_persica_NCBIv2, whole genome shotgun sequence:
ATCACAAGAATGCTTATGGGGAGTTAATGAAGGCAGGTATTAAACAGGAAGATATCTCCAGtcttttcagtcaaaagaaggtcaaaattcctttttatacaaatttgcATCAGAACAGGCATCATTTCCAAGGGATAAGCAGACTacatttttctaaaaagaaaGTATGAAGCAGGAAGTTGTTCATCAGGAAAAGCAAACTAACCATCACGACATATTGAATTCTTACAAAAGCagttaaaagttaaaaagggattaggtttttctttcaaaaaacagagaagtgaTCACCATAAAGAATTGACTGTTAATGGTTTGTCTACCATAATAgataaaaatcccattttctttgacattaaaataaaagatcttgtttttagaaaatctgccgcccattattaaaagattagaaatCTCACTCCAACATgttctataaatatgagagaagGTGAACAGATTAAGAACAGCCAAAAAACcaatcaaaaaacaaaaactcaaaatgatcacttgatctcaaaaaaccttcaaaacactgaagcaaccaaagctcattgagccacaacACGCAAGTCAAGCTAGAATTCAGAGTCTCTAAattcagttcagtttcagagaAATAGTCATACAAAGCGAGATTTTTcttgttacaaatttggtttagCATAAGCCAAAACAAGCAGAGTTCGGGTTttgcaaatatgaaaacctcaacaaatttatggagagctatgatcaagcagaacatgTATTACATCGCAGTTCCAGCTTAGCAATCATcaaatccagccacttctgctCATTTCAGACTGAAGAGGTTCCAATTCTGCTGgttcaaaaagccttccagggcttgaaatagattaaagctctgccaaactcgaacgttggtatcgatttatagctgaaacttgacagttgaaggtgttgatggTCCAATCCAGTACGGATACATCCAATTCAGTCCGGATCATAAGTAGCTATCTAGGCAGAAATTGAAGTCCAATGCTCTTTTGTCCTTTTTTAGAGTTGATCCTTCCATTTTTGCGTCTTGTAAAAGGCattctgcctgaaacagttTACTTTCTTGTTATTTATTCTAACAAGAACTACTAGTTTTGTATTGTGAAAAATTGTAAAgccctcaccagtctgaggcaagaaaagaacttacttgggagatattcctcacccaaattcacaatcgcttgtttagaaatcagtaaattggggcgcaagttatccatttataaataagtctgctagagTTTTTATTGCTAGTAGTGGCATGCTCAtatacaaaagaaagttgacttgttgaccacaaATGATTTTCAAGACAATGGaaaactttaccctaccatcatAGGAACAAATctaaaacgggtgaacaggTATGTATGCATTTGATTGGGTTTATTTACCTCATTTGTAGGTCTCTATTCGTGTGAGATTTCTTACATATGTATGAGGCCATTTCATTTTCACCAATCAAAGAACTAACTCTTGTTAGAGTCTTTTTTGCTGCAATAGGATTATTAGATTGCTGAGAGGTAGACTGAGCTCTCTTTCACCCATGTAAGGAGTTTGCGGCACCAGACCCCAAAATATCTCGAAAGAGTTAAAGTCTTAAGGAATACTTTGGTTTTCTTCAATGGCTCCTTAGTACATTGCAAGTTTTGATGAGAATGATATAGCAGCCGCTGTAAGGACCTTGCTGGACGATAGATTTGAGGAGGCGTTGAAAGGGCTTTGCTTGAGACATAATGGAACAGGTGCTAGAAGAGGCGTTCCAGCAGCTGCTACTTGTTTGGATAGGCTTTCGGCGGCTCTGGAAAAAGTTGGAGATGATGCATTGATATTGTACAAACTTGGCATGAGAGTTTGCTTTGGTGAATCAAGATACAACtaggcttggcatgagaagcttATGGTGTGGGAGCTAAGAGCCCATAAGTTtagtaagagagagagagagagagagagagagagagagggctggAAAGGAAAAAGCTTGGAATTGTAGATAGACTATATCTTTCAGCAACTTTAGAGTACTTCCAACAACTTGAATGGATTTCTTGGAATAGAGAAAGTTAACTCTAATGCTTGAATCTGAGGATGGTGACTTGTAGAAATTTTTGGGTACCGTTTATTACTTGGCATGGTGTTCTAAGACAAAAAGAGCAAAAAGAAAGGATTAATACTTGAAATTATGGGTGTTTCCGATAGCTAGAGGATGGCTTGCGATGTATGCATTTTCTTACCAAGAATGTGATAACCATGCTTTTAGTTTGGCTTGAGAGGATGGGTGTTTCAAATATGGAATAGGCTTTTTTGAGATAGGGAATGAGAAGATGGAAGAACCAGAGCTTGAATCTGGTGCTTCAAGCAATGAGAGAATATGTTTGCTCCTGCTTGCGTTGATTTTTTAGGATAGAGAAGAAGGAGATGGAAGGGAAGGTGCTTGGGCTTGATGTTTCAAGCAATTAGAGAATATGCTCGCTCGATTGCTGTGGTTGAGTTAAGTCCCCCATGCTGGGTAGCCAATGgcctccttttataggcactGGAACTCCTCTTATAGGCACTGGAACTCCTCTTTACCCCATAAACCCTGGTTAGTTTCTTATCATTTGGCCAAGTCTtctcctttctttcctttcactTTTTCCAATATGGTCTTAATTAGTGAAATTTCCCTAAAATAAGTTGAATCCATGGTTATTGAGACAAAAGATTTTGGTGCCCCAAAGCCTTCCTGTAACTGGGCCTTCTAAAAGCTTCATTACTAGGCAACACTCCAGCTTGaccttcctttctcttttcctgCATGAGCTCACAGGGGTAAAGATGTGTAAAGATGATGGTCAAATAAAAAGGTTGAGGCTTATCTTTTTCGTTAGCCTAGATATTTATGTAAACTGGATTTTAAGGGTTTTTCAGTTTGAATTGGGCAAGGCTAGTTCAATCTCAAACGAAAGGGTGTTGGAATTTTTCTCTTACTTACCCATGTATTGGGCTTAAGAAAGTGGGCTTGGGTTTTGGTGCTTCCAAGCAGCCTAAAACCTCCACCTTTTGAACCCTTAATAGGCTTTATAGACCCTTGTACCCATCCATATCACAACCCGCTCAGCAAGCCCCATGTATGTATGTGGCTTaagcccacttaagcttgtttGGTGGTTTGGCACTAAAGGGAGTTGCTTGGCATGGCAAGTTATTTGCACGCTTATGCTTGGGCTACGTTGTATTGCAGTGGCTAAGAGCTGTGTTAGATAATGCTTGATGAAGCAGTGGGGTAGGTAAACCTGTATCATAACCTCCCCACGTGCCAAATTGTAGTCTCGTTTGGCATAGAGCGAATATCAAAGCTTGTTTAGGCACTTCGTAGTCGTATTTGATGGGCCTACACGTCTATTTTATAGTAGGATAATGAATTAGACCTAAAAATATGCACGAACCTTGCTTgagattttttgggcctcaacaactCTCAGGATTCCttaaggaagaagatgaagaagaaagaagaagaaaatccatttatttattttttgaataacATAGCCTCTTAGCATGTttatatgatattttttttttatcaacaaAACATGTTTATaggatttttcaaaattcaaattgatagacaaaaatatacaaatcaTATTCATTTAAAGGTCAAATAGAGTAATTATTGgtctaaaattaatttcttaccCTTTTATATGTATTGCAATCAAAGTCAATAACAATATTAATTACCTAATTATTATGATATAAATAACTCTTACCCGATTTAAATCACTGGGGGCATAGTTGGAgcataaaaataatttcaaaaaggaaaaaaaattattagatcataaaatttaaaaaaggaagATTAAACCCAACTCTTAAATGGGAATTTggatttatagaaaaatttctaaaaaatatattgtcCCTTCTGAGCATAAGTTTTCTCTAATAAGCACCCTGAACATTTTCTTTTGCCCACAAGGATCTTGtttaagtttatttatacttaaaACAAACTAGATGTCTTAGTTAGTTTTTTCCCCTGAAGTTAGGAAGGGAGAGTTTCACAACACACGAGTACTATGGGGGCTTAAACCCAAGACCACATGGGAGTACACTACAGACCTGATCTAGGGTTTAGGGTCCTAGATGTCTTAGTATAAGTAGCAAATATTTTGGTGGGGGCTGaacattcatttatttttgtttttatttttattcacaattttttatcTAGAggaattgcattcataatttagCCATAAAGAGCCACTGACCACATGGACTAATACAAACACATGAAGGATACATCAACAACATTTAGACATAAGGTATCCCTCCAACCACATCCGAAAAGGGTCAAAGCACCTCTACCACATAAAGCAAACAAACGTTGATAAACCAAGCACATGAcgtaaagtaaaattaaaactaaacacTCACAAGGAGAGACAACTAACTCACAATGAGTTGCTGCAACTTATTCCGACTCAGAAAGAGCCAAACATAAAGgtaaaacatgaaaaacaacTCGAACAACGATCTATGGAGGAGGAGTTGTACTTTATTCATCACAtggatttaaatttaaaacacaaacTTGGTAGCGCTAGTATTGTTGTTCCCATATCTTCGGATCTTTTTCGTTTTCCTTGAAGATTTCTTGAGGAAACTTTTGAACCAGTGCGTTGAGTGTTTTGAGTATCTTTTCAGTCCATTGTCGTAATCAACATAGTTGATACCAAACCGAACAGTATATCCATTGTCCCATTCAAAGTTGTCTAGCAATGACCATGCAAAGTATCCCTTCACTTTAACACCCTCTCTGcaaacacacaaaagaaaaataaagaaaaagaatgtatTTGGGTCAATTTAGTGATTAAATAACTGGAATGTAAGGAGGCTCCATACATATATAGCCTTAATTAAAATGTTGACAAACACTTACTTAATTGCTGCTTGGAGGTAACAAAGGTGGTGATAGTAGTAGTAAATTCTATTGCTATCATCAAGGAGTTGGCAAAGTGATAATTTGGGATTGGGCTGATTGAATTCATCCACACCTGCAGTATAATGAAGTATCTTATGCACACATTTTTTTCCTCTAAAAAAGAAATGTGCatttagttttttaatttattattaatataaacgatagtttaaactacagAGAAATAtggggtctctctctctctctctctctctctctctctctctctctctctctctctctctctcactacaAAGGTGTTATTGGGGTTCGAGCATGAGACTACTGATCTGCAAGTGAAGACCTTTTGCCACTCGGCTACCTCATGTTGGCAATGTGcatttagttttaaatttagaGTTTACAGCACTTAACTATATTTTACACCACTATGCATATATGTGAAACATTAATTATGCAATTAATTAATGCTCAAAAGTATTAATTACCATTCTCAGTAATGTATATGATTGGATCattatatttttcctttgtgtAGCGTAGAAGATCGTAAAGTCCTTTTGGGTAAAAATATAACCAGCTTGAAGCAGCCTGCAATCCCATTTGAAGATTAGTGAGACTTTtgggaatatatatatatatataggtattAATTGTCCAAATGCCAATAGCTTAAACAAATACTTCGATGCATACCTGTGGACCAATGGGAACTCCATTAAGCTCAGCTGCgacaacatatataaatatgaatattaGGATCTAGTCATTATAAgaacataattaattacttgaagtttttaatttgtacTCACTTTTTACATCAACATTAACATCATTTAAGTAGCTTGGACGTCCAGAATAATTCTTAGAAGCGCTGGCATATCTAGCAGAATAGTAGTTTATTCCAATATAATCAAATGACCCACTCAGTGACTTGGattctttttttgtgaaatttggTAATCGTTCTCCAACAAGAGATCGCATGCTCTGCGGATAATCACCTCTTGTCAATGGGTCCATAAACctatgaaaatatgaaaagtttAAGCATAaacttataatattatataaaatgctattagctagctagctgatattataattcataaataaagtATTTAAATGAGttgatatataaaattatagtATACTTACCATCCATATATAAAATCCAAAGCTCGAAATACAGCATCTATGTCTTCCTTTGCCTCTGAAGCGGGCTCAAACCAAGGTGTTACCACTGTTATTCCTATCACACCTTTTTGATATGCCTACTCGAgaaagataaatattttttgttgattttgagtcagaaaaaaataataaataaataaataaataaatatatatatattcacaaTTATGTTGTTGCTTAATACTACTGACTCAtatcaaattctcaattaggcCTCAATAttccaataataaaaaattaattaaaggacctgatattttttcttgtacaATTTTACAGCGGCTGCATGAGCAAGGAGTAGGTTGTGTGTCACCAAATATGGTTCAGTAGCCGAATCTCCACCAAAGCATGT
This window encodes:
- the LOC18792288 gene encoding beta-glucosidase 12 is translated as MQYSRKRQPKTLHLLVMAMQLRSLLLCVLLLLLGSALADTNAAARIHPPIVCANLSRANFDTLVPGFVFGAATASYQVEGAANLDGRGPSIWDTFTHKHPEKIADGSNGDVAIDQYHRYKEDVAIMKDIGLESYRFSISWSRVLPNGTLSGGINKKGIEYYNNLINELLHNGIEPLVTLFHWDVPQTLEDEYGGFLSNRIVNDFEEYAELCFKKFGDRVKHWTTLNEPYTFSSHGYAKGTHAPGRCSAWYNQTCFGGDSATEPYLVTHNLLLAHAAAVKLYKKKYQAYQKGVIGITVVTPWFEPASEAKEDIDAVFRALDFIYGWFMDPLTRGDYPQSMRSLVGERLPNFTKKESKSLSGSFDYIGINYYSARYASASKNYSGRPSYLNDVNVDVKTELNGVPIGPQAASSWLYFYPKGLYDLLRYTKEKYNDPIIYITENGVDEFNQPNPKLSLCQLLDDSNRIYYYYHHLCYLQAAIKEGVKVKGYFAWSLLDNFEWDNGYTVRFGINYVDYDNGLKRYSKHSTHWFKSFLKKSSRKTKKIRRYGNNNTSATKFVF